The following are encoded in a window of Sinomonas cyclohexanicum genomic DNA:
- a CDS encoding acetyltransferase, which yields MPELLLVAASGLAREVMALVRGGDQYNVLGILDDDPLRTGSVLDGAHVLGPLAEARRHPAARLVVCVGNGAARADIVRRLGILGFPPGRFATIIHPSVSIPEGCSVGEGSIILANVVMTAAVTVGRHVVLMPGVVLTHGDFVDDYATFAAGAALGGSVVVSRAAYLGMNCSVRQQTRVGARAVIGMGAAVVRDVPDGETWAGVPARPLVSRGPAEPAEDET from the coding sequence ATGCCTGAGCTGCTGCTGGTCGCCGCGAGCGGGCTGGCCCGCGAGGTCATGGCGCTCGTGCGCGGCGGCGACCAGTACAACGTGCTCGGGATCCTCGACGACGATCCCCTGCGCACCGGGAGCGTCCTGGATGGCGCCCACGTGCTCGGGCCCCTGGCCGAGGCCCGCCGGCACCCCGCGGCGCGCCTCGTGGTCTGCGTGGGGAACGGCGCAGCCCGCGCGGACATCGTGCGGCGGCTGGGCATCCTCGGCTTCCCGCCCGGCCGCTTCGCAACGATCATCCACCCGAGCGTGTCGATCCCCGAAGGCTGCAGCGTGGGGGAGGGGAGCATCATCCTGGCGAACGTGGTCATGACGGCGGCGGTCACGGTGGGACGCCACGTCGTGCTCATGCCCGGCGTGGTGCTCACGCACGGCGACTTCGTTGACGACTACGCGACCTTCGCCGCGGGGGCAGCGCTCGGAGGGTCCGTCGTCGTGAGCCGCGCCGCGTACCTCGGAATGAACTGCAGCGTGCGGCAGCAGACGAGGGTGGGTGCACGGGCCGTGATCGGCATGGGCGCCGCCGTGGTGAGGGACGTCCCGGATGGGGAGACGTGGGCCGGAGTCCCGGCACGGCCGCTCGTTTCGCGCGGCCCCGCGGAGCCGGCGGAGGACGAGACATGA
- a CDS encoding DegT/DnrJ/EryC1/StrS family aminotransferase, with translation MTIHAHPRLRLARQPHPRQARPDARGPLGVPFVDLAAQQAEISAEVVPQVLDVLASGAFIGGPHVAAFEDEYARFVGTRSCVGVANGTDALELALRAVGVGPGGEVILPANTFVATAEAVVRAGARPVLVDVDPESLLIDPRLVDGAVGPRTQAIAPVHLFGQTAPVEELLPIALDAGIAVVEDAAQAQGALRYGRPAGSLGDIAATSFYPGKNLGAAGDAGAVTTNDCSLAERVRLVAGHGSRVKYVHEEVGCNSRLDALQAVVLRAKLRRLAEWNARRRAAASLYSSLLAGVPGLVVPRSRPGNEDVWHLYVVRLIGAGMRERVQEALAAAGVATGVHYPTPVHLTRAFRHLGHGPGDFPVAEAAAGQILSLPMFPHITREQVQRVAEAVRGAVAGC, from the coding sequence ATGACCATCCATGCACACCCGCGGCTGCGCCTGGCGAGGCAGCCCCATCCGCGGCAGGCCCGTCCCGACGCGCGCGGGCCGCTGGGGGTCCCGTTCGTGGACCTCGCCGCGCAGCAGGCGGAAATCAGCGCCGAGGTGGTGCCGCAGGTCCTCGACGTGCTCGCGAGCGGGGCGTTCATCGGCGGTCCGCACGTCGCGGCGTTCGAGGACGAGTACGCGCGGTTCGTCGGCACGCGCTCATGTGTGGGCGTCGCGAACGGGACGGATGCGCTTGAGCTCGCGCTGCGCGCGGTCGGGGTGGGGCCCGGCGGCGAGGTGATCCTGCCGGCGAACACATTCGTGGCGACCGCGGAGGCCGTGGTGCGGGCCGGTGCGCGGCCGGTGCTGGTCGACGTCGATCCGGAGTCCCTCCTGATTGACCCGCGCCTGGTGGACGGGGCGGTGGGGCCTAGGACGCAGGCCATCGCCCCGGTCCACCTGTTCGGGCAGACGGCCCCCGTCGAGGAGCTGCTGCCGATCGCGCTCGACGCAGGGATCGCCGTGGTCGAGGACGCGGCCCAGGCGCAGGGCGCCCTGCGGTACGGGCGGCCTGCCGGGTCCCTCGGCGACATCGCGGCGACGAGCTTCTACCCGGGCAAGAACCTCGGCGCCGCCGGCGATGCCGGGGCCGTCACCACCAACGACTGCTCCCTCGCCGAGCGCGTGCGGCTGGTGGCCGGCCATGGCAGCCGCGTCAAGTATGTGCACGAGGAGGTGGGATGCAACTCGCGCCTCGACGCCCTCCAGGCGGTCGTGCTGCGTGCCAAGCTGCGCCGGCTCGCCGAGTGGAACGCACGACGGCGCGCGGCGGCTTCCCTGTACTCCTCGCTTCTCGCGGGGGTTCCCGGGCTCGTGGTGCCGCGCAGCCGGCCCGGGAACGAGGACGTCTGGCACCTGTACGTGGTGCGGCTCATCGGCGCGGGGATGCGGGAGCGCGTGCAGGAGGCGCTCGCGGCAGCCGGGGTCGCCACGGGCGTGCACTACCCGACGCCCGTGCACCTCACGCGGGCGTTCCGGCATCTCGGGCACGGGCCCGGCGACTTCCCCGTCGCGGAAGCCGCGGCCGGGCAGATCCTGTCGCTGCCGATGTTCCCGCACATCACGCGGGAGCAGGTCCAGCGGGTCGCCGAAGCGGTCCGGGGGGCGGTGGCGGGATGCTGA
- a CDS encoding oligosaccharide flippase family protein, giving the protein MLTESPGRAGGARIARGALWSGVNTLTTKLATIAVTIFVLRIVSPRDFGTFAVALVVYTVVSSCSELGLSACIVRRDLDPQKVAPAVVALSIGSSIVLSVAMFVSAGPLASMLGAPEAAAAIRILSLSILLSCTTTVPTAMLTRDFRQGRIFTATAVAFVPSNALLVFLALSGDGAVAFAWSRVAGQVVAGAVVIASVRPWFWPRWNREAVQRALAFGLPLAGANLLNYTLLNADYAFIGGLLGPALLGIYTLAFNIASWSTSILGAAINGVAMPAFSDVKDKPDLVRAKAQHWLAVTGLVAFPVAVLMAVLAPDIVHVLYGDKWSAAAPVLSVLALYGGVFVVSLVASNLLVGTGHAGWVFVIQAIWLSFLLPTVLLGVSAIGLVGAAYAHVAVITVVVVPAYGYALRRVMASPWRAAGGSLALPATAALAAGAAAALTALLLPPGVPRLMGAGLVGGAVFVLAAGRAIRRHVPGRRVGPSAPGAPGHAETAVLEGQE; this is encoded by the coding sequence ATGCTGACGGAGAGCCCGGGCCGGGCGGGCGGGGCGCGGATAGCGCGCGGCGCGCTGTGGAGCGGAGTGAACACCCTCACGACGAAACTGGCGACGATCGCCGTCACGATCTTCGTGTTGCGCATCGTCTCGCCCCGGGACTTCGGCACCTTCGCTGTCGCGCTCGTCGTCTACACGGTGGTGAGCTCGTGCTCTGAGCTCGGCCTCTCCGCCTGCATCGTCCGGCGTGACCTCGATCCGCAGAAGGTCGCCCCGGCGGTCGTCGCCCTGTCGATCGGCAGCAGCATTGTCCTCTCGGTGGCGATGTTCGTCTCCGCCGGCCCTCTCGCCTCGATGCTGGGAGCGCCAGAGGCCGCAGCCGCGATCCGGATCCTCTCCCTGTCCATCCTGCTCAGCTGCACGACGACGGTGCCCACAGCGATGCTCACCCGCGATTTCCGGCAGGGGCGCATCTTCACGGCCACGGCCGTTGCCTTCGTCCCCTCCAACGCCCTGCTGGTCTTCCTTGCGCTCTCGGGCGACGGCGCTGTTGCCTTCGCGTGGTCCCGCGTGGCAGGGCAAGTCGTGGCCGGCGCCGTCGTCATCGCATCGGTGCGGCCCTGGTTCTGGCCGCGGTGGAACCGCGAGGCGGTCCAGCGCGCACTCGCGTTCGGGCTGCCCTTGGCGGGCGCGAACCTCCTCAACTACACGCTCCTGAACGCCGACTATGCATTCATCGGAGGCCTGCTGGGCCCGGCGCTGCTGGGCATCTACACCCTGGCCTTCAACATCGCGTCGTGGTCGACCTCGATCCTCGGCGCGGCGATCAACGGCGTCGCGATGCCGGCGTTCTCGGACGTCAAGGACAAGCCGGACCTCGTGCGAGCGAAGGCGCAGCACTGGCTCGCCGTCACGGGCCTCGTGGCCTTCCCGGTCGCCGTGCTCATGGCAGTGCTCGCACCGGACATCGTGCACGTGCTCTACGGTGATAAATGGTCTGCCGCGGCCCCCGTCCTGTCCGTGCTCGCGCTGTACGGCGGCGTCTTCGTCGTCAGCCTCGTCGCGTCCAACCTTCTGGTGGGTACCGGCCACGCTGGCTGGGTCTTCGTCATCCAGGCCATCTGGCTCAGCTTCCTCCTTCCGACCGTGCTCCTCGGCGTCTCGGCCATCGGCCTCGTCGGCGCCGCCTACGCGCATGTAGCGGTGATCACCGTGGTGGTCGTCCCCGCCTACGGGTACGCCCTGCGCCGCGTGATGGCCAGCCCGTGGCGTGCCGCTGGGGGGTCGCTGGCGCTTCCCGCGACCGCTGCGCTCGCCGCAGGCGCTGCGGCGGCACTGACGGCCCTCCTCCTCCCCCCAGGGGTCCCGCGGCTCATGGGGGCCGGCCTTGTTGGCGGCGCGGTGTTCGTGCTGGCCGCTGGTCGGGCGATCCGCCGCCACGTGCCGGGGCGGCGCGTCGGACCGAGCGCGCCGGGTGCCCCAGGGCATGCAGAGACTGCCGTGCTGGAGGGCCAGGAATGA